In the genome of Microcoleus vaginatus PCC 9802, the window CTTTAGCTAGCAGCGTATGTCTAGCTGTGCTACTTTACTACAGATAAGCCGGTGATTAGAGGCGATCGCCAATGCTGTGTAGCTTCGCAGACTCAATGAAATTGGTGTTGACAAGCGTGATTTTTATTTGCAGACTAACTGAAATTAGTGCGGGTTTACGGCACTTGTAGGGAGTTCTTCTAAGGCTTTCCCAAATAAAGAATACCGAGAGCAATTGTAGCTCCCGGTATCAGTTTTTCCAATTCCGTTGTTGTTAGGTAAATCCAATGAGGCTCAATTTGGTAAAATTTGCCTCACTCAATTAAGCACAGCCTTCTGCGTACTGAGTTCACCATTCGGTACACCAAACGCCGATCGTTATTAATTAGCCTGTTCCAGAGCGGGATTTGCTGGAGCTCCAGCAACTTGAGCCAAGTTAATCTTGACGACTTTATTGCGAGCTTCAGTCACTTTGGGCAGGGTTAGCGTTAGAATGCCATCTTTGTATTCAGCTTGCACAGAGTCATTTTGAATGTGTGCGGGCAAGGGAAGCACCCGGTGGAATTTGCCATAGCGGAATTCTGAGCGGACGTAGCGGGGTTTTTCTTCTGTGTTTTCGTAGCGACGCTCGCCAGAGATAGAAATTGCTTCGCGAGTGACTTGAACGTCAATGTCTTTGGGGTCAATTCCAGGCAGTTGCGCTTTTAATACGAAGTTGTCCCCAGCATCAACCAATTCCAGAGCGGGCATCCAAGCGGCTTCTGAGTTATCTCTCGTTGTTGCCCGTTGGTCAAAAACTTTATCGAGTTGCTCGCGGATGGTTTCAATTTCTGTGAAGGGTTGCCAATAGCGCATCAACATAATCTGTCACCTCAAAGATTGGTAAGACTTTATAACGAATGTTTGGGCTGAAGCTCATTGCTTACAGTTATTATGATGGCGCTTTATAAGTAGGAGGAACAGCCAGGAAAACCCCACTAAGTTGGTCGTATTTACCAGAATGAACGTGAAAGAATCCGAATTACTTGGCAGTGAAGAAAACCGTACAAAGCTATTCCTAGAAACCGAAAAGGCTGTAGCAACGCCATGATGAGCCAGCCTCAGAACCCTGCACGGCGCAAGCGTCGCCGGAAGTATCGCCGGTGTTGCCAACCGTACCCAAAACAGGGTGCGGGTGATGTGTAGCAGGCGCGTAAGGACGTGCAGAGCAGGTAATCGCTGCTTTCCCATAGCCATCGCTCGCTGTATGAGGGATCTCGCATAATCCCACTCTTAAACACGCGATCGCCCAAGAGGCTATGTGTCGTTAGTTCAACCATGTAGTAAGAGCCTAAAGCGCTTCTGTAAACTGTGTAAGAGTCAATGGCTGTACTTGGGAGCGATGACTACGCCCCCTTCCGACGCACTTATCTAATCCGTTGGCATCTGGGTTTTGACTCACATTATCTTCCTTCTCGATAAAACTCAAGAAGAGCGCTTTATAAGAGACATAATTTTTGGAAAAAAACGATATCGGAGATATTGGAAGTTAGCACGGGCCCCGAAACTTTACCGCCAAACTCTACTTGGTATGTGATGACAGAAATTTCCGACCTTAGCTACAAAGATGTCGGAAATATATACGGCTGTATAAATTGGGTATAATATGCCCTAAAAATGATAAAAAATGAATTGGGATGGGCGGATTTTCGTCTGAGTCGTTATGAAAGTATTCAGAAATGGTGGCAATTGGTTAGTAGTGCTTACTTATTGGTCAGTTTATTCGCGCCCCCTTGGAGAGACTCAAATTCATCACCTGTGAATCTTCCTAGTCAGTCAGTTATCAATCTGCTCTCAGAACCTCCTAATTGGGATTTGTCCAAGGGATGGAAAAATTTCCTAAATAATTGGCGCTTAATTATTAGCCAGCCATTTATCTACTTCAATCTCCTCCAAGCCTGGTTGAATATATTTCCAATTCCGCAATTATCTTTGGGATTTCCTAGGCTAATTTCTTTGATGAATTGCTTTGCCAGTCCTATGGCTCAAACGACTTTTACCCCTGATTGTCTATTTTCCGGTGCTTAGGCTGACAGAAGAGC includes:
- a CDS encoding Hsp20/alpha crystallin family protein; translation: MLMRYWQPFTEIETIREQLDKVFDQRATTRDNSEAAWMPALELVDAGDNFVLKAQLPGIDPKDIDVQVTREAISISGERRYENTEEKPRYVRSEFRYGKFHRVLPLPAHIQNDSVQAEYKDGILTLTLPKVTEARNKVVKINLAQVAGAPANPALEQAN